GCGCCGGGCATCAAGGCCTTCCGCGCCATCTACTTCGTCCCCTCCATCGCGGGCGTGGTGGCCGTCGCGCTGATCTGGCGACAGCTGTTCAACGCGACCGTCGGCTGGGTCAACTACCTGCTCGACCGGCTCGCGGTGGCCTGGTCCGCCCTGCCGTTCACCCCCGAGCTGGTCGCGGGCCAACCGCAGTGGCTCAGCGACGACGGCCTCGCGCTGATCTCCCTCGTCATCGTGTTCGCCTGGCAGTACGTCGGCTTCAACACCGTCCTGTTCCTCGCCGGCCTGCAGTCCATCGACCCGACCCTGACGGAGGCGGCCATGATCGACGGCGCCAACCGTTGGCAGCGGTTCCGCTACATCACCCTGCCGCAGCTGGCCCCGACCACCTTCTTCGTGGTCGCCTCCACCGGCATCCTCGCGCTGCAGCTGTTCGGCGAGGCCGTCGTGTTGTTCCCGACCTACACCCCGGTCGGCTCCGGCCCGCAGGGGTCGACCCTCACCCCCGTGGTCTACCTCTACGACCAGGGCTTCCGACGGTTCGCCCAGGGCTACGCCTCGGCCGTCGCCTGGGTCCTGTTCCTCCTGATCTTCGCGTTCACCTTCGTGCAGTTCCGCCGCCAGCGGGCTGACGTGGAAGGGGTCTGACCATGGCCGACACCACCACCCACCGGACGGCGACGGCCTCCGGAGCCGCGCTGTCGGACAGCGAACGCCGCGGACGCCGGCGCGAACGCCTGCGTCGCGCCGGGCTCTACACCGTCCTGACCGTCGTCGGGCTGGGACTGCTGTTCCCCTTCCTCGTGGTCGCCGGCGCCTCGCTGAAGGCACGCGACGACATCTTCCGCTACCCGCCCCGCCTGCTGCCCTACAGCCAGGACGTCGCCCAGGTCGCCGGCCAGGACGAGGCGCTGCCCCTCTACGACATCGACGGGGAGGAACGAGTCCTGCTGGAGGGCGTCGGCGGCGGCGACGGGGCGTTCGCGCTGCCGGAGGACCCGACCGACGTGGTCGAGGCGAACATCCGCACCGCGACGACGGTCGACAGCGTGACCGCACGGACCGAGAACTTCGGCGAGGTCCTGGACCAGCAGAACCTCGGCCGGTCGCTCACCAACACGATCCTCGTGACCGTGCTCGTCGTCGGCGGGACGGTCCTGACCTCGCTGATGGGTGGCTACGCGTTCGCCCGCATCAGCTTCCCCGGCCGCGATGCGCTGTTCCTCGTCTACATCGGTTCGATCATGGTGCCGTTCGTCATCCTGATCGTGCCGCTCTACCAGGTGATGGTCGGGCTCGGCTGGGTCGATTCACTGGCGGCGCTGGTGTTCCCGTTCGTGTTCAACGCCTACGGGACGTTCCTCATCCGCCAGTTCTTCGTCTCCATCCCCAAGGAGCTGGAGGAAGCCGCCGTGCTCGACGGCGCCAGCCGCTGGACCATCCTGTGGCGCATCTTCGTGCCCCTGTCGGCACCGGCCATCGCGACCCTGTCGACCTTCATGTTCCTGTACGCGTGGAACAGCTTCGTGTGGCCCTTCATCGTCATCAACGCCGGCAACACCGACAACCACGTGCTGACCCTGTCGCTGCAGCAGCTCGGTGGCCGTGCAGCCGACACGCCCAACCTCATCTTCGCCGCCGTCATCATCGCGATCGCCGTCCCCGTCACGGTGTTCGTCCTGGCCCAGCGGTACTTCGTGGAGAACCTCGCGAGCAGCGGGATCAAGTAGGAGCAGTCATCGTGATCAACGTCCGCGCCCTCGTGGCGCTCCTCGCCCTGTCCGCCATGACGATGTCCGTCGTCCCCCTCGTGTCGGCGGAGGCCGGTACCGAGGGCCCCGTGGAGGAGGTGGCCATCGACCTCGAGGGGGCCTGGCGCTTCTCCACCGGTGACGAGGACGCCTGGGCCGATCCCGACTTCGACGACTCCGCCTGGGAGGAGGTGCAGGTCCCCACCGACGGTGGCCAGGACGTCTTCGACGACTACGACGGCTTCGCGTGGTTCCGCCTCGCCTTCGACCTCCCGGCCGGGATCGACGGGGTCAACCTCGCCGCCTCGCTGGGCTTCATCGACGACGCCGACATCGCCTACCTCAACGGGGTGGAGATCGGCCGAACCGGCGTGATGCCACCGGACTCCGACAGCCAGTGGTTCGAACGGCGCCTCTACCCCGTGCCAGCCGAGGCGCCGGTGGTCGGTGGCCGCAACGTGCTGGCGGTTCGCATCAACGACTTCACCGGCGGCGGGGGCTGGTACCGCGGACCGGTCGGCCTGTTCTCCAAGACCTCCCTGCGCGAGGTCGTGTACGGCATCACGGGTTCGCCGGCCGACGCGGCGACGACCGCGACGGTCACCGAGCTGTTGGCCACCCAGGCCGACGCGCTCGCCGACGGGGACCTCGACGCGTTCGAGGCCACCCTGACCGACGGCTACGTGCACGACGGCCGCGACACCGACCGTCGGCGCCGTGAGCTGGCCGGCTGGCTGGCGGAGTCCGACGGCACGCTCGTGCTCACCGACGCCGAGGTCGAAATCATCCGGGCTGACGACGGGCGCCTGCTGGTGGACACCAACCGGTCGATCACCGGCACCCGCGACGGCGAGCCGTTCGCCTTCCAGCCGGTCACGCAGGAGTTCCTCGTGATCGACCCCGTGACGGGACTCGAGGCCGGCAACCACTCCCGCTTCTTCCGCGACCTCGTCGAACCCGGTGTGGAGGGCAAACGGCGGGAGTACGTGGTGTACCTGCCGCCGTCCTACTACGAGGCACCCGACCACCGGTTCCCGACGGTGTACCTGCTGCACGGCATCAACGGTGGCTCGCGCGAGTGGGAACCCCGCGACTTCCAGGCGCGGCTGGACGAGCTGTTCACCACCGGCGGGCTGGCGGAGTCCATCGTGGTCATGCCCGACGGCGAGTCGCTGTGGTACATCGACTCCTCCGTGACCCCGTGGCGGTCGATGTTCATCGACGAGATGCTCCCGCAGGTCGACGCGGAGTACCGCACCTTGCCGGAGCGGGCGTTCCGGGGGCTGTCGGGGGTGTCGATGGGTGGCCACGGTGCCTTCACCGTCGGCTGGTCCAACCCAGACCTGTTCAGCTCGATCGCCAGCCACATGGGCGCCCTCAGCCTGCCGCCGCTGGTCGGTGACGCCGACGAGATGGCCGCCAACGCCGACGAGGCCCCGCTGGTCCAGGTCACCGGCCACACTCCGGCCTTCCTGTCGAGCTTCGCCTACTTCTTCGACGCCTGCGCCGACGACGACTTCCGCTTTGGCGAGGCGGTGGAGGCCATGGACGGACAGCTGACCGCCAAGATGGTCGAGCACACCGCGATCGTCTATCCCGAGGGACGCCACAACGACGACTGCTGGTTGCCGCGCATCGACGCGTCGTTCGGCCTGCACTCCGACAGCTTCCGGGCCGCCGGCCTGGTCGAGCCGCCGCCGGTGGAGGGGCTCGACGTGCGACGGCTGGCCGGTCCGGACCGCATCGCCACGTCGGTGGCGATGTCGGTCGAGGGCTGGGAGGCCGCCGACGCCGCCGTGCTGGCCAGCGCCGCGGACTTCCCCGACGCCCTGACGGCCGGCCCGCTGGCGATGGCCGTCGACGGGCCGCTGCTGCTCAGCGCCCCCGACGCCCTGTCGACCCCGGTGGCCGACGAGCTGGCCCGGCTGGACGTTGCGACCGTCTACCTCGCCGGTGGACAGCAGGCGCTGTCGGCTGCGGTCGAGGTCGAGCTGACCGCCCGCGGGTACGAGGTCGTGCGGCTGGCAGGGGAGGAGCGGACCGCCACCGCCCGTGCCATCGCCGAACGGATCGTGGCGTTGCGGGGCGACGCCGAGACGGTGGTCCTTGCCCGCAGCGACGCGTTCGCCGACGCTTTGGCCGCATCGTCGGTCGCCGCGACGGGCGTGGTCCCGGTGCTGCTGACCGGCTCCGACGCCCTGTCGGAGACGACCGGCCAGGCGCTGGCCGACCTGCTGCCCGAGGGCGCGACGGTCGTCCTCGCCGGTGGCGACGCCGCGTTGTCGCCCGCGGTCGAGCAGGCCGTGACCGACGCCGGGTTCGTCGCCGACCGACGGGGCGGCGATGACCGCTGGGCCACCGCTGCCGCGCTGCGAGCAGCCGCTGGCGAACGAGGTGGCGGGGGGCTGGACCCGCTGGTCCTCGCGTCCGGCACGGCCTTCCCCGACGCCCTGGGCGCCGGCGTGCTGGCCGCTCGCCTCGGTGGCGGCCTGCTGCTGGTCGACCCGAGTGACCTGGACGCGAGCCCCGCCAGCGCGGCAGCGCTCGACGGTGCCGCCCCCGACCGGGTCCTCGTCGCCGGTGGACCGGCAGCGATCAGCGACCGGGTGCTGGAGCAGGTCCGAGCGGCCCTTGCTGGTTGACGGCCGCTAGACGGCCTGGCGACGGCGGGCGCTGGTGGCGATCGACACCAGCGCTGCCGCCGTGATCGTCAGCGCCAGCAGGCCGGCGAGGTGGCTCAGGTCGGCGTAGCTGCTGAGCTGGTAGATCACGCCGGCCGACAGGCTGGCCAGCGCGCCCGAACCGCTCATCAGCAGGTCGGCCGCACCCTGCACGCCGACCCGTTCCAGCGGCGGGAACGCGGCGGTCAACATCGTGCTGCCGGCGACCAGACCGCAGCTCCAGCCGATGCCGATGAGGAACAGGCCGACGAAGACGCCCATGGAGTCCTCGGCACGGGTGTGTGAGGCCATCTCGCCACCCACGAACAGCGCCACCCCGCCGAGGGCCAGCACCGCCCGTGGGCCGATCCGGTCCACCGCCCACCCCACCACGGGGGCGAAGACGTACATCCCGATGATGTGGACGCTGATGACGAACCCGACGACCTGCAGCTCGTGGGCGCCGGAGCGCATGTGCAGCGGGGTGGCGGTCATCACCCCGGTCATCACCGCCTGGCCGACGACCATGCCGCCGGCCGCCAGCCGGGCGGCGGGGTTGGCCGCGATCGCCCGCACCGGCCCGGCGGCTTCACTGATCCGCTCCTTCAACGCCTGGAGCGCGCCGGTCGTCGGTGCGGCGGGTCGCAGGGCCCCCAGCACCTCCAGCGGGTCGGGGCGCAGCCACCGGTGAACCAGCCCGGCTGCCCCGACGAACACCACGGCCGACAGGAGGTTCGGGCCGGCCAGCGCCGGCAGCCCGGCCGCCTCGGCAGCCTGACCGACCGCCCCCAGGCCCACAGTGGGGCCGAGCACCGCCCCCAGGCTGCTGGCCCACACCAGCAGGCCGATCGCCCGTGCCCGGCCAGCGTCGTCAGCAAGGTCCGCGGCCGCGAACCGGGCGGCCAGCCCCGATGCCTGGCCCACGCCGACGCCGAGCGAACCCAGCAGCAGCAACGGATACAGCCCGGTGATCGCCGCGACCGCCGCCAGCGCGCTGCCGGCCGCCCCGATCGACCAGCCCCGGACGAGCCCGGCACGCCGGCCCGTGCGGGCCATCCGCTGGGCCAGCGGCACGGTCGAGAGGGCACCGCCGATGGTCACGCACGACGCGGCGAGGGTGCCCAGCGCCGCCGCACCCGTCAGGTCCTCGCCCAGCAGGGCGGCGGAGGAGAAGCTGCCCGTCACGCCGATCCCGGCGGGCACCACGGCCAGCATGAGCAGGCGCAGCGTCCGACGCTGCACGTCGGCGTGGTCGGCAGCCCTGCGGTCGTGCATGGTCACCGATCGTGCCGTGGCCATCGGGACCACTTCGGTGTCCACCCGGCCCGCCGCGTCGGCCCGATCGGTGCGTACCCTTGCAGCAATGGCCGTCAACGCCCACTTCCGTTCCATCACCGATCGCGCCGTCGTGCCGATGGGGCGCGGCATGGTGCGCCTCGGCCTGACCGCCAACACGCTGACCACCCTCGGCCTGCTCGGGGTCGTCGTCGGCATGGGCGTCCTGCTGTCCGGCCGCCCCGTGCTCGGGGGCTGGATCGCGGCACTGTCCACGGCGCTGGACGCCTTCGACGGCACGGTGGCCCGCCTCACCAACACCCAGAGCGAGCTCGGGGCGTTCTACGACTCCGTGGCCGACCGCGTGGCCGACGCCACCATCTTCGGAGCGTGCCTGTGGCTGGCCCGGGGCGAACCGCTGACCTTCACCCTCGTCATGGTCGCCCTGGCCGCCGCGCTGATCACCAGCTACGTGCGGGCCAAGGCCGAGTCGCTTGGCTGGGACGCCACCGTCGGCCTGATCGAGCGGCCCGAACGGGTCGTCATCATCCTCCTCGCCGTCGGCTACGGCTTCCTCGTCTGGGGCGCCGGCATCCTCGCGGTCGGCGGCGTCATCACCATCGTCCAGCGGCTCCACGCCGTCTACGGCCAGGCCACCGCAGTGGTCCAGCCCTCCGACCGGTAGGGCCCATCGGCCGACCGGGCTGGCCGACCCGGTCCAGCCGGCCGGGGCACACCACGCGTGTCGGGTTTCGGGCCGCCCGTCGCAAGGATCCAACACGCGACGGGGTTGGCCGGGGGCCACGACCGGACGCGTGTCGGGTTCAGGGCCGCCCGTCGCAGGAACCCGACAAGCGACAGGTCAGGCGTGACAGGATGCGGACATCGGCCGACCGGGCTGGCCGGGTGGTGCGGCGCGCCGCGTAGGCTTCCGTCGCGGTGGCCGACCTCGAACAACACGCTGGCGACCCGACACCGATGGTGCCGGGTCTTCCTCCTGCGCCCAGGGCGGACTTCGGTCCCCGGGCCGACGGCAGCCATGCCTACCGCGGGTCGGGACATCCCGGCGCACCGGTGGACCGCAACCACGGTGCGGTCGACCGGGTTCCGCCGCCCCGTACCCCCGAGTCGCTGACCCAGCGCCTGACCGGCTACGCCTGGGACGCCGCGTGGGAGACGGTGCGTGTCCTGCCGAGCCGGCCCGTCTTCGGGATGGCCGGGGTCGGCGCCGGGGTCGCCCGCCGCGTGGCCGACGATGCGATGATCCGCCGGAACCTGTCCCGTGTCGTCCCGGCCGAAGAGCTGGACGACGCCGTGGAGGGGGCCTACGCCTCCTACGCCCGCTACTACGCCGAGGCGTTCCGGGCCGACGTCATGGACCCCGTGTGGCTGGACGAACGCACCACCACGAGCGGGTTCGAGCACCTCGACGGCGTCCTCGACCAGGGACGCGGCGCGATCATCCTGCTGGCCCACCACGGGTCGTGGGACGTCGCCGCCCGCTGGGCGGAATCCCACGGCTACCACCTGGCCTGCGTCGCGGAGGTCCTGCGACCCCGCCGGGTCTTCCACAAGTTCGTCACCATGCGCGAGCGGCTGGGCCTGGAGATCGTGCCGCTGCGCCGGGGCGACGACCTGACCGGTCGGCTGGCACGCGTGCTCGAGCAGAACCACCTGGCCGGCCTGCTCAGCGACCGGGACCTGTCGGGCAAGGCCCCGCTGGTCCAGCTGTTCGGCGAACCCGCCCGCATCCCGGCCGGCCCCGCCCTGCTGAACCGCCGGACCGGCGCACCCATCGTCCCCATCACGATGATGCACCGCCCCGGCACCCGCTATCACCTGCAGGTCCTCCCGCCGCTGGAGACCGAGGGGGCCGACCTCCGCGAGGCCGTCCAGGTGACCGCGCGCGGCATCGAGGATCTCATCCGGCTGGCGCCCGAGCAGTGGCATGCCTTCCAGCCGATCTTCGAGGCCGACCGCCCCATCACCGCCAGACGAGAGGGAACGTCGTGAAGATCGCCTTGGTGTGCCCTTACGACTGGAGCATGCCTGGGGGTGTGAAGGCCCACGTCGGCAACCTGGCGGAGTTCCTGCTGGACCGCCACGACGTGCGCATCTACGCACCCGCCAGCAAGCGGCTCCGCGGCGAGGGCCTGGACAAGCTCGTCCAGGTCGTCGGTCGCCCGGTGCCCATCCGCTACAACGACTCCGTCGCACCCGTCGGGCTGAACCCCCGGATCATCTACCGGATGAAGCGCCAGCTGAACGACTGGGGCCCCCACGTCACCCACATCCACGAGCCGTTGGCGCCGTGGGTGTCGATGGCGGCGACCGTCGCCGGTCCGATGCCGAAGATCGGCACGTTCCACGCATGGTCGACCGGCGACCGGGTCTACCGGGCCACCGCCCCGTTCATCCGCAAGATCGTCGGTGACCTCAAGGTCCGGGTGGCCGTCTCCCCGTCGGCGCAGAGCTTCGCCTCCCAGGCGCTGGGGGTCCCCACCGGCCAGTTCAGGATCCTTCCCAACGGTGTGGACGACACCCGGTTCGCCGAAGCCGAGCCACTGCACGACCTCGTCGACGAGAGCCGACCGCTGCTGCTGTTCGTCGGTCGGCTGGAGAAGCGCAAGGGCCTGGAGACGCTCATCAAGGCGTTCCTGCGCCTGCGGGCACAGGGCCACCACCTGCGGCTGGTCGTGGTGGGGGAGGGGCCCGAACGCGAACGCTGCCAGTCCCTCGTCCCGCCGAGCCTGCGGACCGAGGTGCTGTTCGTCGGCGCGGTCAGTCACAACGACCTGCCGCGCTACCACGCCTCCGCCGACGTGTTCGTGTCACCCGCGATGGGCGGGGAGTCCTTCGGCATCGTCCTGCTGGAGGGCATG
The nucleotide sequence above comes from Euzebya pacifica. Encoded proteins:
- a CDS encoding carbohydrate ABC transporter permease, coding for MADTTTHRTATASGAALSDSERRGRRRERLRRAGLYTVLTVVGLGLLFPFLVVAGASLKARDDIFRYPPRLLPYSQDVAQVAGQDEALPLYDIDGEERVLLEGVGGGDGAFALPEDPTDVVEANIRTATTVDSVTARTENFGEVLDQQNLGRSLTNTILVTVLVVGGTVLTSLMGGYAFARISFPGRDALFLVYIGSIMVPFVILIVPLYQVMVGLGWVDSLAALVFPFVFNAYGTFLIRQFFVSIPKELEEAAVLDGASRWTILWRIFVPLSAPAIATLSTFMFLYAWNSFVWPFIVINAGNTDNHVLTLSLQQLGGRAADTPNLIFAAVIIAIAVPVTVFVLAQRYFVENLASSGIK
- a CDS encoding cell wall-binding repeat-containing protein → MINVRALVALLALSAMTMSVVPLVSAEAGTEGPVEEVAIDLEGAWRFSTGDEDAWADPDFDDSAWEEVQVPTDGGQDVFDDYDGFAWFRLAFDLPAGIDGVNLAASLGFIDDADIAYLNGVEIGRTGVMPPDSDSQWFERRLYPVPAEAPVVGGRNVLAVRINDFTGGGGWYRGPVGLFSKTSLREVVYGITGSPADAATTATVTELLATQADALADGDLDAFEATLTDGYVHDGRDTDRRRRELAGWLAESDGTLVLTDAEVEIIRADDGRLLVDTNRSITGTRDGEPFAFQPVTQEFLVIDPVTGLEAGNHSRFFRDLVEPGVEGKRREYVVYLPPSYYEAPDHRFPTVYLLHGINGGSREWEPRDFQARLDELFTTGGLAESIVVMPDGESLWYIDSSVTPWRSMFIDEMLPQVDAEYRTLPERAFRGLSGVSMGGHGAFTVGWSNPDLFSSIASHMGALSLPPLVGDADEMAANADEAPLVQVTGHTPAFLSSFAYFFDACADDDFRFGEAVEAMDGQLTAKMVEHTAIVYPEGRHNDDCWLPRIDASFGLHSDSFRAAGLVEPPPVEGLDVRRLAGPDRIATSVAMSVEGWEAADAAVLASAADFPDALTAGPLAMAVDGPLLLSAPDALSTPVADELARLDVATVYLAGGQQALSAAVEVELTARGYEVVRLAGEERTATARAIAERIVALRGDAETVVLARSDAFADALAASSVAATGVVPVLLTGSDALSETTGQALADLLPEGATVVLAGGDAALSPAVEQAVTDAGFVADRRGGDDRWATAAALRAAAGERGGGGLDPLVLASGTAFPDALGAGVLAARLGGGLLLVDPSDLDASPASAAALDGAAPDRVLVAGGPAAISDRVLEQVRAALAG
- a CDS encoding MFS transporter, producing MHDRRAADHADVQRRTLRLLMLAVVPAGIGVTGSFSSAALLGEDLTGAAALGTLAASCVTIGGALSTVPLAQRMARTGRRAGLVRGWSIGAAGSALAAVAAITGLYPLLLLGSLGVGVGQASGLAARFAAADLADDAGRARAIGLLVWASSLGAVLGPTVGLGAVGQAAEAAGLPALAGPNLLSAVVFVGAAGLVHRWLRPDPLEVLGALRPAAPTTGALQALKERISEAAGPVRAIAANPAARLAAGGMVVGQAVMTGVMTATPLHMRSGAHELQVVGFVISVHIIGMYVFAPVVGWAVDRIGPRAVLALGGVALFVGGEMASHTRAEDSMGVFVGLFLIGIGWSCGLVAGSTMLTAAFPPLERVGVQGAADLLMSGSGALASLSAGVIYQLSSYADLSHLAGLLALTITAAALVSIATSARRRQAV
- a CDS encoding CDP-alcohol phosphatidyltransferase family protein is translated as MAVNAHFRSITDRAVVPMGRGMVRLGLTANTLTTLGLLGVVVGMGVLLSGRPVLGGWIAALSTALDAFDGTVARLTNTQSELGAFYDSVADRVADATIFGACLWLARGEPLTFTLVMVALAAALITSYVRAKAESLGWDATVGLIERPERVVIILLAVGYGFLVWGAGILAVGGVITIVQRLHAVYGQATAVVQPSDR
- a CDS encoding phosphatidylinositol mannoside acyltransferase translates to MADLEQHAGDPTPMVPGLPPAPRADFGPRADGSHAYRGSGHPGAPVDRNHGAVDRVPPPRTPESLTQRLTGYAWDAAWETVRVLPSRPVFGMAGVGAGVARRVADDAMIRRNLSRVVPAEELDDAVEGAYASYARYYAEAFRADVMDPVWLDERTTTSGFEHLDGVLDQGRGAIILLAHHGSWDVAARWAESHGYHLACVAEVLRPRRVFHKFVTMRERLGLEIVPLRRGDDLTGRLARVLEQNHLAGLLSDRDLSGKAPLVQLFGEPARIPAGPALLNRRTGAPIVPITMMHRPGTRYHLQVLPPLETEGADLREAVQVTARGIEDLIRLAPEQWHAFQPIFEADRPITARREGTS
- a CDS encoding glycosyltransferase family 4 protein, whose product is MPGGVKAHVGNLAEFLLDRHDVRIYAPASKRLRGEGLDKLVQVVGRPVPIRYNDSVAPVGLNPRIIYRMKRQLNDWGPHVTHIHEPLAPWVSMAATVAGPMPKIGTFHAWSTGDRVYRATAPFIRKIVGDLKVRVAVSPSAQSFASQALGVPTGQFRILPNGVDDTRFAEAEPLHDLVDESRPLLLFVGRLEKRKGLETLIKAFLRLRAQGHHLRLVVVGEGPERERCQSLVPPSLRTEVLFVGAVSHNDLPRYHASADVFVSPAMGGESFGIVLLEGMAAGLPVVASNIPGYRTVMTDGVQGRMVPPGNAVALADALEALLANDKLRKAMAAEGLRTSAEYAWPVVGAEVEEMYREVHRAHVSDLQ